The bacterium genome includes the window AAAAAGTTGAAATTGCCCGAACAGTTCTTGAGAGACTTTCGGAATGTTCCTTTGCTTGTGCAATATTCCATAAATTATTTACAAAAGCGCATAAACAGTTGTTATAATTACGTCCCACCTGAGCTGTGCTGTATTGAAGAGGAACAATGTCTTCCTTTATTCTTTTTATTCTTGATTTACGGGCAAGATTTATTAAGAACTGTTTGGGGTTTGAGATTGTATCGGTCGGGTAGGGGATTTTTTTTACAGATATTTCTAAATAGGCTGCAAAACCTTCTCTATCTGCAAGCAGCCATGATTCTACTTCCCGTACAGCGATTCTGTAGAGAAGGTTGTTATGTTTTATACGGGGCCCTTTTTGATTGATAAGAACAGGCGGACATTCGTATGTATCGAGATCTCGAAGGATAATGAAAGGAATGGTTTTGGATGCCTGAGCAAATCCATTGATGGATTTATCAATGAATGCACAGCCACTCTTGCCATAAGTGGTTGAAATTACGATATTAAGCCCTGATTCTCGGATAATTTTCTTCAGAATCTCTTCACTTAATTCGTCTTCAACAACGATGCTTATATATAGAATATTATCGTCCATTAAATAGATCAAGTTGATAAATATTACTGATTTTCTCAGGTTCCGTATGAGGCAGAACCGTATCAGCCACTGTTAATCCGCTTTCGAGAAGAGTTCTTATCTCATTGTTATCTATTGCCGGTATTGCCGTAGTTTTTTCTGTTTCGGGTCTGAGCATTATAACTTCATCTCCGCCAATTCCTCTGTCCGATAACAGTTCATAACTGTGTGTACTTATTATAACCTGAATTTTTTTCTTTTTCGTCCGTAAAACATCGTGAATCATCCAGGGAAGTTTCTTTACAACTCCGGAATGGAGAGACAATTCCGGTTCTTCCAGGAGAACCATTTCATCGGCATCCAAAAGAGACCATAATAGACCGATCAGCCTCAATGTACCGTCGGAAAACTGATCC containing:
- a CDS encoding DUF4276 family protein, with protein sequence MDDNILYISIVVEDELSEEILKKIIRESGLNIVISTTYGKSGCAFIDKSINGFAQASKTIPFIILRDLDTYECPPVLINQKGPRIKHNNLLYRIAVREVESWLLADREGFAAYLEISVKKIPYPTDTISNPKQFLINLARKSRIKRIKEDIVPLQYSTAQVGRNYNNCLCAFVNNLWNIAQAKEHSESLSRTVRAISTFSPRTDH